In Fluviicola taffensis DSM 16823, the following are encoded in one genomic region:
- the rplX gene encoding 50S ribosomal protein L24, translating into MQKKLHIKVGDTVKVLSGESRGQEGTVLTIDRNKERATVGGVNVVKRHTKPSASEPQGGIVEKEGTIHISNLMVVIKGQASRTGRKEDAKGKLVRYSKKSGEEIK; encoded by the coding sequence ATGCAAAAGAAATTACACATCAAAGTAGGCGACACTGTTAAAGTATTAAGCGGTGAGTCTAGAGGTCAAGAAGGAACAGTATTGACTATTGACAGAAACAAAGAAAGAGCTACAGTTGGTGGTGTGAACGTTGTAAAACGTCACACAAAACCAAGTGCTTCAGAGCCACAAGGCGGAATCGTCGAAAAAGAAGGAACTATTCATATTTCCAACTTAATGGTGGTTATCAAAGGACAAGCTAGTCGCACCGGCCGTAAGGAAGATGCTAAAGGTAAGTTAGTTCGTTATTCTAAAAAATCAGGAGAGGAGATCAAATAA
- the rplN gene encoding 50S ribosomal protein L14, whose product MIQQESRLAVADNSGAKEVLCIRVLGGTKRRYASVGDKIVVAVKSAMPSGAVKKGSVAKAVVVRTRKEVRRPDGSYIRFDDNACVILNQAGEMRGTRIFGPVARELRENNYMKIVSLAPEVL is encoded by the coding sequence ATGATACAACAAGAATCAAGACTTGCAGTTGCGGATAACTCCGGAGCAAAAGAGGTGTTATGTATCCGCGTTTTAGGCGGTACTAAACGTCGCTATGCTTCAGTAGGAGATAAAATCGTAGTAGCTGTTAAGAGCGCAATGCCCTCTGGAGCCGTAAAAAAAGGATCGGTTGCCAAGGCGGTTGTTGTAAGAACACGTAAGGAGGTTCGCCGACCTGACGGTTCTTACATTCGTTTCGATGATAACGCTTGCGTTATCTTGAATCAGGCGGGGGAAATGAGAGGAACCCGTATTTTTGGACCAGTAGCTCGTGAGCTTCGTGAAAACAATTACATGAAAATTGTTTCACTTGCTCCCGAAGTACTTTAA
- the rpsQ gene encoding 30S ribosomal protein S17 produces the protein MEKRNLRKERIGTVTSDKMEKSIVVSVERKVKHPKYGKFVKKTTKFVAHDEKNDCNIGDTVKIMETRPLSKNKNWRLVEILERAK, from the coding sequence ATGGAAAAGCGTAATTTAAGAAAAGAACGTATTGGGACTGTTACTAGCGATAAGATGGAAAAATCTATCGTGGTTTCTGTAGAAAGAAAAGTAAAACACCCGAAATATGGTAAGTTCGTCAAAAAAACTACTAAATTTGTAGCCCACGATGAAAAAAACGATTGTAACATTGGTGACACCGTTAAAATCATGGAGACTCGTCCCTTGTCTAAAAACAAGAATTGGAGGTTAGTAGAAATTTTAGAAAGAGCTAAATAA
- the rpmC gene encoding 50S ribosomal protein L29, with amino-acid sequence MKQRQEISKLSVDDLKKQVSSETERLAKMKLGHKVTPLENPLQIRDVRKHIARLNTELRKREIQA; translated from the coding sequence ATGAAACAACGACAAGAAATTAGTAAACTTTCAGTTGATGATTTGAAAAAGCAAGTGTCAAGCGAAACGGAAAGATTGGCGAAAATGAAATTAGGACATAAAGTGACTCCACTTGAAAATCCACTTCAAATTCGTGACGTTCGCAAGCATATTGCTCGTTTGAATACAGAATTGAGAAAACGTGAAATTCAGGCCTAA
- the rplP gene encoding 50S ribosomal protein L16, giving the protein MLSPKRTKFRRVQKGRNRGEAQRGSTIAFGSFGLKTLEPGWITSRQIEASRIAVTRFMKREGKVWIRIFPDKPITSKPAEVRMGKGKGAPSHWVAVVRPGRIMFEADGVPYEVAKEALRLAAQKLPVKCKFIVRNDYVVPGK; this is encoded by the coding sequence ATGTTATCTCCAAAGAGAACCAAATTTAGAAGAGTTCAAAAAGGTCGTAATCGTGGTGAAGCGCAACGCGGATCAACAATTGCATTCGGATCTTTTGGACTTAAAACATTGGAGCCGGGATGGATCACATCACGCCAAATTGAAGCTTCTCGTATCGCAGTTACGCGATTCATGAAGCGTGAAGGTAAGGTGTGGATTCGTATCTTCCCAGACAAACCGATCACCTCTAAACCTGCGGAAGTACGTATGGGTAAAGGTAAAGGTGCTCCTAGTCACTGGGTGGCTGTTGTAAGACCAGGTCGTATTATGTTCGAAGCGGACGGAGTTCCCTATGAAGTTGCTAAGGAAGCACTTCGTTTAGCTGCTCAAAAACTTCCAGTAAAATGTAAGTTCATCGTTCGTAACGATTATGTTGTACCAGGAAAATAA
- the rpsC gene encoding 30S ribosomal protein S3, with protein MGQKTNPIGNRLGFIHGWESNWYGGDNYKDKIIEDDKIRKYLHARLSRASISKIIIERTLKLVTVTINTARPGVIIGKGGQEVDKLKEELKKLTKKEIQINIFEVKRPELDARLVADGIARQIEARISFRRAIKMSIGSTMRMGAEGIKVKISGRLNGAEMARSEMYKDGRTPLHTFRADIDYAVGEALTTYGLIGIKVWICKGEVYGRRDLSPNVGMAAQGSKGGAPSGDRDRGNRRPAGGKGGNNRKKK; from the coding sequence ATGGGACAAAAAACAAATCCAATTGGAAATAGATTAGGTTTCATCCACGGATGGGAATCTAACTGGTACGGTGGAGATAATTACAAAGATAAAATCATCGAAGATGATAAAATTCGTAAGTATTTACACGCCCGTTTATCCAGAGCAAGTATTTCGAAAATCATCATCGAGCGCACCCTCAAGCTCGTTACTGTAACAATCAACACGGCTCGTCCGGGTGTGATTATCGGTAAAGGTGGTCAAGAAGTAGACAAATTGAAAGAAGAGTTAAAAAAATTGACGAAAAAAGAGATTCAAATCAACATTTTCGAAGTGAAACGTCCGGAATTGGATGCTCGCTTAGTAGCTGATGGAATCGCTCGTCAAATTGAGGCTCGTATTTCATTTCGTCGCGCTATCAAGATGTCTATCGGTTCAACCATGAGAATGGGTGCCGAAGGGATCAAAGTGAAAATTTCAGGTCGTTTGAATGGAGCTGAAATGGCTCGTTCAGAAATGTACAAAGATGGACGTACTCCGTTACATACGTTCAGAGCTGATATCGATTACGCAGTAGGTGAGGCATTAACTACTTACGGTTTGATTGGTATCAAAGTATGGATCTGCAAAGGTGAAGTTTATGGTCGTCGTGATCTTTCTCCAAATGTTGGAATGGCTGCTCAAGGTTCAAAAGGTGGTGCGCCATCTGGAGATCGCGATAGAGGAAACCGTCGTCCAGCTGGAGGAAAAGGTGGAAACAACCGTAAAAAGAAGTAA
- the rplV gene encoding 50S ribosomal protein L22: MGARKKLRADSIKEENKSIAFAKLNNSPISPRKMRLVADLVRGVEVNKALNILQHNAKDASLSLSKLLRSAIANWETKNEGKSIEDEKLVVKSIEVGSAGMLKRIQTAPQGRAYRVRKRSNHVTIVVDGSK; encoded by the coding sequence ATGGGCGCTAGAAAGAAATTAAGAGCTGATAGTATAAAAGAAGAGAATAAGTCAATCGCTTTTGCGAAATTGAACAATTCTCCTATTTCTCCTCGTAAAATGAGATTAGTTGCAGATCTTGTACGTGGAGTTGAAGTAAACAAAGCTCTAAACATATTGCAGCACAATGCGAAAGACGCATCGTTAAGTTTATCTAAGTTATTGCGTTCTGCAATTGCTAACTGGGAAACTAAAAACGAGGGTAAAAGCATTGAAGATGAAAAATTAGTGGTGAAATCTATCGAAGTTGGTAGCGCAGGTATGTTGAAACGTATTCAAACTGCTCCTCAAGGTAGAGCTTACCGAGTTCGTAAAAGATCAAACCACGTGACTATCGTTGTTGATGGTTCAAAATAA
- the rpsS gene encoding 30S ribosomal protein S19: MSRSLKKPPFVHYKLSKRVDEAHTSGSKAVIKTWSRASCITPDFVGLTFAVHNGNKFIPVFVTENMVGHKLGEFSPTRNFRGHGANKKDKKR, from the coding sequence ATGAGTCGTTCGTTGAAAAAACCACCTTTTGTACACTATAAGTTGTCAAAAAGAGTGGATGAAGCACACACAAGCGGAAGCAAAGCAGTAATCAAAACATGGTCACGAGCTTCTTGCATTACTCCTGACTTTGTTGGGTTAACGTTTGCAGTGCATAACGGGAATAAGTTTATTCCTGTGTTTGTAACCGAGAACATGGTTGGACACAAGTTAGGTGAGTTTTCACCAACTCGTAACTTCCGTGGGCATGGTGCTAACAAAAAGGATAAAAAAAGATAG
- the rplB gene encoding 50S ribosomal protein L2, translated as MSLRKFQPITPGQRHKINSTYAEVTTNVPEKSLVAKKSKSGGRNNDGRMTMRYIGGGHKQKYRIIDFKRDKHGVPAVVKTIEYDPNRTARIALLYYVDGEKRYIVAPEGLKVGDTIVSGAGAAPNVGNALFLSDVPLGSVIHNIELQPGKGGAIARGAGTYAQLNARDGRFAIIKLPSGETRMILTTCMATIGAVSNGEHSLVVSGKAGRSRWLGRRPRVRGVVMNPVDHPMGGGEGRNSGGHPRSRNGMPAKGYKTRSKKKYSDKFIIERRKK; from the coding sequence ATGAGTCTTAGAAAATTTCAGCCTATCACTCCAGGGCAAAGACACAAGATCAACAGTACGTATGCTGAAGTAACAACGAATGTTCCTGAAAAGAGCTTAGTTGCGAAGAAAAGCAAGTCTGGTGGTCGTAACAATGATGGTCGTATGACCATGCGTTACATCGGTGGTGGACACAAGCAAAAGTATCGTATCATTGACTTTAAACGCGACAAGCACGGAGTGCCAGCGGTAGTAAAGACAATTGAATATGATCCAAACAGAACTGCGCGTATCGCGTTGCTTTATTATGTGGATGGAGAGAAACGTTACATCGTTGCTCCAGAAGGATTGAAAGTTGGTGATACAATCGTTTCAGGTGCTGGTGCCGCTCCAAATGTTGGTAACGCATTATTTTTATCCGATGTTCCTCTTGGATCTGTGATCCATAACATTGAGTTGCAACCTGGAAAAGGTGGTGCAATTGCTCGTGGAGCAGGAACATATGCTCAATTGAACGCTCGTGATGGTCGCTTTGCGATTATCAAGTTACCTTCAGGTGAGACTCGTATGATTTTGACTACTTGTATGGCAACTATTGGTGCTGTATCGAATGGAGAACATTCATTAGTAGTTTCTGGTAAAGCTGGTCGTTCTCGCTGGTTGGGTCGTCGTCCACGTGTACGTGGTGTTGTGATGAACCCAGTTGATCACCCGATGGGTGGTGGTGAAGGACGTAACTCCGGTGGTCACCCTCGTTCTCGTAATGGTATGCCTGCTAAAGGATACAAAACGCGTTCGAAAAAGAAGTATTCAGATAAGTTTATCATCGAGAGAAGAAAAAAATAA
- the rplW gene encoding 50S ribosomal protein L23, giving the protein MSTIIKKPIITEKATAGNENGIFAFEVDRKANKLEIKRAVEKMYGVHIVDVRTLTYGGGKSSTKFTNRGVVEQKSRVWKKAIVTVAEGETIDLFNNF; this is encoded by the coding sequence ATGAGTACTATTATCAAAAAGCCAATTATAACAGAGAAAGCAACTGCCGGAAATGAAAACGGTATTTTCGCTTTTGAAGTTGATCGCAAGGCGAATAAATTGGAAATAAAAAGAGCTGTCGAAAAGATGTACGGAGTTCACATTGTGGATGTACGCACACTCACTTATGGCGGTGGAAAATCCTCTACGAAATTTACGAATAGAGGTGTCGTTGAGCAAAAAAGTCGCGTATGGAAAAAAGCCATCGTAACTGTTGCCGAAGGAGAAACGATTGATTTGTTTAATAATTTTTAA
- the rplD gene encoding 50S ribosomal protein L4 yields MEVKVIDSKGKATSKKVTLSDTIFGIEPNDHAIYLDVKQHLANRRQGTHKSKERAEIAGSTRKIKKQKGTGGARAGSVKSGTRVGGGRIFGPRPRNYHFKLNIKLKRLARKSAFAYKAKLDSILVLEDVALATPKTAEFKAMLSSLNLLNEKVLMIVGSGSDNVYLSSRNLQRVKVVSADSVNTYDVLNAKKVVLTESSIEVIEKILN; encoded by the coding sequence ATGGAAGTAAAAGTAATAGATAGCAAAGGAAAGGCTACTTCCAAAAAAGTAACCTTATCAGACACGATTTTTGGAATAGAGCCAAATGATCACGCAATTTACTTAGATGTAAAGCAACACTTGGCGAACCGTCGTCAAGGAACGCATAAATCGAAAGAAAGAGCTGAGATAGCTGGATCTACTAGAAAGATTAAAAAACAAAAAGGTACGGGTGGTGCTCGTGCTGGTAGTGTTAAATCTGGTACACGTGTAGGAGGTGGACGTATTTTCGGACCACGCCCTCGTAACTACCACTTCAAATTGAATATCAAATTAAAGCGTTTAGCACGTAAATCTGCTTTCGCTTATAAAGCAAAATTAGATTCAATTTTAGTGTTAGAGGATGTAGCTCTAGCAACACCTAAAACAGCAGAATTCAAAGCGATGTTATCAAGCTTGAACTTGTTAAACGAAAAGGTGTTGATGATCGTAGGATCAGGTAGCGATAATGTTTACTTGTCTTCACGTAACCTACAACGCGTTAAAGTTGTATCTGCTGATTCAGTTAATACATATGATGTATTGAATGCGAAGAAAGTTGTATTAACAGAAAGTTCAATCGAAGTAATCGAAAAGATTTTAAATTAA
- the rplC gene encoding 50S ribosomal protein L3, whose translation MPGIIGKKIGMTSVYSAEGKATPCTVIEAGPCVVTQVKTQDRDGYEAIQLGFGERREKNTPNALKGHFKKANTTPKSKLVEFKGFDGLNLGDVVDVQLFEQGEFVGIAGTSKGKGFQGVVKRHNFGGVGQSTHGQHNRLRAPGSIGACSYPARVFKGMRMAGQMGNKRVTVENLEVLRVLADKNLIVVKGSIPGPKGSTVIIQK comes from the coding sequence ATGCCTGGAATTATTGGTAAAAAAATCGGAATGACTAGCGTCTACAGTGCCGAGGGTAAGGCAACGCCATGCACAGTAATAGAAGCTGGTCCTTGTGTAGTAACTCAGGTTAAGACACAAGATCGAGATGGGTACGAGGCAATTCAATTAGGATTTGGAGAACGTAGAGAAAAAAACACTCCAAATGCATTGAAAGGCCACTTCAAAAAAGCGAATACGACACCAAAATCAAAATTGGTGGAGTTTAAAGGTTTTGACGGACTTAATCTTGGAGATGTAGTAGATGTTCAATTGTTTGAACAAGGTGAATTCGTTGGAATTGCTGGAACATCTAAAGGTAAAGGTTTTCAAGGAGTTGTAAAACGTCACAATTTTGGTGGTGTTGGACAATCGACTCACGGTCAACATAACCGTTTGCGTGCTCCTGGTTCAATTGGTGCTTGTTCGTATCCTGCACGTGTATTCAAAGGAATGCGCATGGCTGGACAAATGGGTAACAAACGTGTAACCGTTGAGAACTTAGAAGTATTGCGTGTCTTGGCTGACAAAAATTTAATCGTAGTGAAGGGTTCTATTCCAGGGCCTAAAGGTTCAACTGTAATAATTCAGAAATAA
- the rpsJ gene encoding 30S ribosomal protein S10 — MSQKIRIKLKSYDHNLVDKSAEKIVKTVKATGAVVSGPIPLPTHKRIYTVLRSPHVNKKAREQFELCSYKRLLDIYSSSSKTVDALMRLELPSGVDVEIKV; from the coding sequence ATGAGCCAAAAGATTAGAATTAAATTGAAATCATACGATCATAACTTGGTAGACAAGTCTGCTGAGAAAATCGTAAAAACAGTTAAAGCAACAGGAGCGGTAGTTAGTGGTCCAATTCCACTTCCAACTCACAAACGTATCTACACAGTATTGCGCTCTCCACACGTTAACAAAAAAGCGCGTGAGCAGTTCGAATTGTGTTCTTACAAACGTTTGTTGGATATCTACAGTTCTTCGTCTAAAACTGTTGATGCATTAATGAGATTAGAACTTCCTTCAGGAGTTGATGTAGAAATTAAAGTGTGA
- the fusA gene encoding elongation factor G — MARDLKFTRNIGIAAHIDAGKTTTTERILYYSGVNHKIGEVHDGGATMDWMEQEQERGITITSAATTVNWKYRNQNYHINIIDTPGHVDFTVEVNRSLRVLDGLVFLFSAVDGVEPQSETNWRLANNYNVPRIGFVNKMDRQGADFLNVCAQVKEMLGSHALPLQINIGDEDNFRGVVDLINFKGIEWNEHDMGMTFQEVEIPADIVDEARRLRSELLEAVAEFDETLMEKFFEDENSLTEREILNALRAATISGKVVPMMCGSSFKNKGVQAMLDMVMEILPSPLDNGSIVGINPKTDEEEERLPSYDAPFAALAFKIATDPFVGRLCFIRAYSGKLPAGSYVYNTRSENKERISRIFQMHANKQNQIDELGAGDIGAVVGFKDIRTGDTLCAEGHPIILESMNFPDPVIGIAIEPKTQADADRLSNGLNKLAEEDPTFRVNTDEESGQTIISGMGELHLDIIVDRLRREFKVEVNQGAPQVTYREDITVAIDHREQYKKQSGGRGKFADIAVKIGPQTDPEKTGLEFVNSIKGGNIPREFIPSVEKGFKESMKNGVLAGFPVEAMKVELVDGSFHAVDSDSLSFEMAAKMAYRHALKNCKPILLEPIMKLEVICPEENMGDIVGDLNRRRGMMKGMDDKAGGKVVRADVPLSEMFGYVTQLRTLSSGRATSSMEFSHYAEAPKNVAEEVIAKINGKVSA; from the coding sequence ATGGCAAGAGATCTTAAATTCACAAGAAATATTGGTATCGCAGCTCACATTGATGCTGGGAAAACAACAACTACTGAGCGTATTCTTTACTATTCTGGTGTAAACCATAAGATTGGTGAGGTTCACGACGGTGGTGCTACAATGGACTGGATGGAGCAAGAGCAAGAGCGTGGGATTACCATTACTTCTGCTGCGACAACAGTAAATTGGAAATATAGAAACCAAAATTATCACATCAATATCATTGATACTCCAGGACACGTTGACTTTACAGTTGAGGTGAATCGTTCGTTACGTGTATTAGATGGGTTGGTATTCTTGTTTTCAGCAGTTGATGGTGTTGAGCCTCAATCTGAAACAAACTGGCGTTTGGCGAACAATTACAATGTTCCTCGTATTGGTTTCGTTAATAAAATGGACCGTCAAGGAGCTGATTTCTTAAATGTGTGTGCACAGGTTAAAGAAATGTTGGGTAGCCATGCTTTGCCATTACAAATCAATATTGGTGACGAAGATAACTTCAGAGGAGTTGTTGACTTAATCAATTTCAAAGGAATTGAATGGAACGAGCACGATATGGGTATGACTTTTCAAGAAGTTGAAATTCCTGCAGATATCGTTGACGAAGCAAGACGTTTAAGAAGTGAATTATTAGAAGCAGTTGCTGAATTTGATGAGACTTTGATGGAGAAATTCTTCGAAGATGAGAATTCATTGACTGAGCGTGAGATTTTAAATGCATTACGTGCAGCAACAATCTCTGGAAAAGTAGTGCCAATGATGTGTGGTTCATCTTTCAAAAACAAAGGTGTTCAAGCAATGTTGGATATGGTAATGGAAATTCTTCCGTCTCCATTGGATAACGGTTCTATTGTTGGAATCAATCCAAAAACAGATGAAGAAGAAGAGCGTTTACCATCTTACGATGCTCCATTTGCTGCATTAGCATTTAAAATTGCAACGGATCCTTTCGTAGGTCGTTTGTGTTTTATTCGTGCTTATTCAGGTAAATTACCAGCTGGTTCTTACGTTTACAATACTCGTTCAGAGAATAAAGAACGTATTTCTCGTATCTTCCAAATGCATGCAAACAAGCAAAATCAAATTGATGAGCTAGGTGCTGGAGATATCGGTGCAGTTGTTGGATTTAAAGATATCCGTACAGGAGATACTTTGTGTGCAGAAGGACATCCAATCATTTTGGAATCAATGAACTTCCCAGATCCAGTAATTGGTATTGCAATTGAGCCTAAAACTCAAGCAGATGCTGACCGTTTATCTAATGGATTGAATAAATTGGCTGAAGAGGATCCAACGTTCCGTGTAAATACGGATGAGGAATCTGGACAAACAATTATCTCCGGAATGGGTGAGTTACATTTGGATATTATTGTAGACCGTTTGCGTCGTGAGTTCAAGGTAGAAGTGAATCAAGGAGCTCCACAGGTAACATACCGTGAGGATATCACAGTTGCTATCGATCACCGTGAGCAATACAAAAAACAATCAGGTGGACGTGGTAAATTCGCAGACATCGCTGTTAAGATCGGACCTCAAACAGATCCTGAAAAAACTGGATTGGAATTCGTTAACTCAATCAAGGGTGGTAACATTCCTCGTGAGTTTATTCCATCTGTTGAGAAAGGATTTAAAGAGTCTATGAAAAACGGAGTTTTAGCTGGATTCCCTGTTGAAGCAATGAAAGTAGAATTGGTTGATGGTTCATTCCACGCTGTCGATTCAGATTCATTGTCGTTCGAAATGGCAGCTAAAATGGCTTACCGTCACGCATTGAAAAACTGTAAACCAATCTTGTTGGAACCAATCATGAAATTAGAAGTGATTTGTCCGGAAGAGAATATGGGTGACATCGTTGGTGACTTGAATCGTCGTAGAGGTATGATGAAGGGTATGGATGACAAAGCAGGAGGAAAAGTTGTTAGGGCTGATGTTCCTTTGTCTGAAATGTTTGGATATGTGACGCAATTGCGTACGTTGTCTTCAGGACGTGCAACTTCTTCCATGGAATTCTCTCATTACGCAGAGGCTCCGAAGAACGTAGCAGAAGAAGTTATTGCAAAAATTAATGGAAAAGTTTCCGCTTAA
- the rpsG gene encoding 30S ribosomal protein S7: protein MRRRKAKKIAILPDPKFNDVVVTKFVNNLMYSGKKNLAFKIFYDALEIVDKKLEDQEGLEVFKKALDNVTPSVEVRSRRVGGATFQIPTPVREGRKQSLAMKWLIGYARKRNEKSMAGKLASEIIAASKEEGAAFKKKEDTLRMAEANKAFSHFRF, encoded by the coding sequence ATGAGAAGAAGAAAAGCGAAGAAAATTGCCATACTCCCAGATCCAAAGTTTAATGACGTTGTTGTAACAAAGTTCGTTAACAACTTAATGTATTCTGGTAAAAAGAATTTGGCATTTAAAATTTTCTACGATGCATTAGAGATCGTAGATAAAAAATTAGAGGATCAAGAAGGTTTAGAAGTGTTCAAAAAGGCATTAGATAACGTAACTCCATCTGTGGAGGTTCGTTCTCGTCGTGTTGGTGGAGCTACTTTCCAAATTCCTACTCCTGTTCGTGAAGGACGTAAACAATCATTAGCTATGAAATGGTTAATTGGTTACGCTCGTAAACGTAATGAGAAATCTATGGCTGGTAAATTAGCCTCTGAAATTATTGCTGCTTCAAAAGAAGAAGGTGCTGCTTTCAAAAAGAAAGAAGATACTTTAAGAATGGCTGAAGCGAATAAAGCATTTTCACATTTTAGATTCTAA
- the rpsL gene encoding 30S ribosomal protein S12: protein MPTIQQLVRKGRTAVVKKSKSAALDSCPQRKGVCVRVYTTTPKKPNSAMRKVARVRLTNGKEVNAYIGGEGHNLQEHSLVLVRGGRVKDLPGVRYHIVRGAEDTAGVEGRSQRRSKYGTKRPKVKK from the coding sequence ATGCCAACTATACAACAGTTAGTGCGAAAGGGAAGGACTGCGGTAGTAAAGAAGTCAAAGTCAGCGGCTTTGGATTCTTGCCCGCAGCGCAAAGGAGTATGTGTACGTGTGTACACCACTACACCTAAGAAGCCGAATTCAGCTATGAGAAAAGTAGCGCGTGTTCGTCTTACCAACGGTAAAGAGGTGAATGCCTATATCGGAGGAGAAGGTCACAACTTACAAGAACACTCTTTAGTGTTAGTTCGTGGTGGAAGGGTTAAAGATTTACCAGGGGTTCGTTACCACATCGTTCGCGGTGCGGAAGATACTGCAGGTGTTGAGGGCCGTTCACAACGTCGTTCTAAGTATGGAACGAAACGTCCAAAAGTTAAGAAATAA
- a CDS encoding transglutaminase domain-containing protein encodes MRFILISFLIFVVHNSLALDQVNTKLNNYAKACPEKTSRDLKSLVNYLSKGGNTQTQQVELFCYWIAENISYDTESYVSGKTTETAKILVSRKGVCQNYAELLQKMCESVQIECHIVSGYSKGYGYSKKKPFQSPDHAWNIVKVDGKYLFVDATWSCGYVDQVKGSLMFFKELKIEEIFADPNYFLMTHLPGDPRWQIRNNPITMTSFTSNDSVKDMLKLTLPNYNYLDSLKTYLAADSLDRRVMSAISTYNFNPINANLTEVGDAYYNKAWKTSQNTNDIKNYETAIIWYDKSIMIFSKLNNTYGAKWISNSKKGLKYCTYQIDILKKDKK; translated from the coding sequence ATGCGATTTATACTAATCTCCTTTTTAATCTTCGTCGTTCATAATTCACTCGCTTTAGATCAAGTAAATACAAAACTAAACAACTATGCCAAAGCTTGTCCTGAAAAAACATCCAGAGATTTAAAATCATTGGTGAATTATCTTTCTAAAGGAGGGAATACACAGACACAACAAGTTGAATTGTTCTGTTACTGGATAGCTGAAAACATTTCCTATGATACAGAAAGTTATGTCTCAGGGAAAACCACTGAAACAGCTAAAATTTTAGTCTCGAGAAAAGGTGTTTGTCAAAATTATGCGGAACTTTTGCAGAAAATGTGCGAATCTGTTCAAATAGAATGTCATATTGTTTCAGGTTATTCTAAAGGATATGGTTATTCAAAAAAGAAGCCTTTTCAATCTCCAGATCATGCTTGGAACATTGTCAAGGTTGATGGTAAATATCTTTTTGTTGATGCAACTTGGTCTTGTGGATATGTTGATCAGGTGAAAGGCTCACTTATGTTTTTCAAAGAACTTAAAATTGAGGAAATATTTGCTGATCCGAATTACTTTCTTATGACCCACCTTCCAGGTGATCCTAGATGGCAAATCCGAAACAATCCAATTACAATGACAAGTTTCACATCAAATGATTCTGTCAAAGACATGCTGAAACTTACGCTTCCCAACTACAATTACTTGGATAGTTTAAAAACTTATTTAGCTGCTGACAGTTTGGATCGCAGAGTAATGTCTGCAATTAGCACTTACAATTTCAATCCAATTAATGCCAACCTTACCGAAGTCGGAGATGCTTATTACAACAAGGCTTGGAAAACAAGTCAGAACACGAATGATATTAAAAACTATGAAACTGCAATTATTTGGTATGATAAGTCCATTATGATCTTTTCAAAGCTGAATAACACATACGGAGCCAAATGGATTAGCAATTCAAAAAAAGGCCTCAAATATTGCACCTATCAGATAGACATCCTTAAGAAGGATAAAAAATAG